A stretch of Episyrphus balteatus chromosome 2, idEpiBalt1.1, whole genome shotgun sequence DNA encodes these proteins:
- the LOC129912229 gene encoding uncharacterized protein LOC129912229: MDEERLTEKNNVKVYNETTKPAKKKRRDKSDLGDNFVAPDGGWAWAVCLAAGVSNLSIFPCFQQYGLVYRERLYSLGFKGSHISTIINVTMAVSALTGLINGAMFRRFTFRQVAIAGDLILTIGIFATAFCSTLIQYIIFFSIFVGFGLGISMSATSLAVNTYFRHKRRQATGFSWTITGLGPIVFPHIVTWTLSLYGIQGTLFILAAIALNSVAAGLVLQPVLWHVKPQQTPETEALSPEPDHECKYCLAKKRKRSMFSSTHAFNDDDEDRPGLEVITEPCTPMLSRANDGYYGSKLSLTTDANQAPRKLQRHVSINSQRETKMTPNDSFSKPNYFNLEKEEQDRYLSKTNIFSKSGTSEFKCTCAEEKVLLQKQIENEKELEKKEADAALEKSLTFKEKFIRFFDLDLLRDPTFVNLVLGMAVILFGEANFSVLTPFILNDFKFTDSEISTAMSLIGAMDLAVRFLAPFALEKIKLGNRILFAFGIICICLGRFFITIVRTAQGLMFVAALVGFGKGFRTIFAPLILSSYVPLNRLPAASGLQLIFNGLFIFAIGPVVGMITDATSYSGSIHFINLMTTLALFSWLAENVCRKILHKNKERQVEQT; this comes from the exons ATGGATGAAGAGAGGCTAacagagaaaaataatgtcaaagtctACAATGAAACAACAAAACCAGCAAAGAAAAAACGACGCGACAAAAGTGACTTAGGTGACAATTTTGTCGCCCCCGATGGTGGGTGGGCCTGGGCTGTGTGTCTAGCTGCAGGCGTATCTAAT ctATCAATATTTCCCTGTTTTCAACAATATGGCCTCGTTTACCGAGAACGTCTCTACAGTCTTGGATTTAAAGGATCTCATATTAGTACAATCATTAATGTTACCATGGCAGTATCAGCACTCACAG GTCTTATAAACGGTGCAATGTTTCGACGTTTCACATTTCGTCAAGTTGCCATCGCAGGCGATTTAATATTAACAATAGGCATCTTTGCAACAGCCTTTTGTTCAACATTAATACAGTACAtcatatttttctcaatttttgttG GTTTTGGACTTGGTATCAGCATGTCAGCAACATCACTCGCTGTAAATACTTACTTCCGACACAAACGTCGTCAAGCAACAGGATTCTCCTGGACGATAACCGGGCTGGGTCCAATTGTATTCCCGCACATAGTAACTTGGACTTTGAGTCTTTATGGCATTCAAGGAACACTTTTTATCTTAGCAGCAATTGCTTTGAATTCCGTTGCGGCGGGATTAGTCCTACAACCTGTTCTATGGCATGTTAAACCCCAACAAACACCCGAGACAGAAGCACTGTCTCCTGAGCCCGATCACGAATGTAAATACTGTTTGGCGAAAAAGCGTAAAAGAAGTATGTTTTCCAGTACGCATGCCTTcaacgatgatgatgaagacAGACCCGGTCTTGAGGTTATCACAGAACCCTGCACTCCAATGCTTTCCCGTGCCAACGATGGTTACTATGGTTCTAAACTATCACTCACCACAGACGCAAATCAAGCTCCAAGAAAGTTGCAAAGACATGTTTCGATCAATTCTCAGCGTGAAACAAAAATGACCCCAAACGATAGCTTCTCAAAGCCAAATTACTTTAACCTCGAAAAAGAGGAACAAGATCGATATCTCAGCAAGACCAATATTTTCTCAAAGTCAGGAACCTCTGAGTTCAAGTGTACTTGCGCCgaagaaaaagttttgttgCAAAAGCAAATCGAGAACGAAAAAGAATTGGAGAAGAAAGAAGCTGATGCagctttggaaaaaagtttgacTTTTAAGGAAAAATTTATTAGATTCTTTGACTTGGATCTTTTAAGAGATCCAACATTTGTTAATTTAGTTCTTGGCATGGCTGTGATATTGTTTGGAGAGGCTAACTTTTCAGTACTAACACCTTTTATTTTGAACGATTTCAAATTTACTGACTCGGAAATTTCGACAGCGATGTCTTTGATTGGAGCTATGGATCTTGCTGTAAGGTTTTTAGCTCCATTTGCTTTGGAGAAGATCAAACTAGGTAATAGAATCCTGTTTGCCTTTGGAATTATTTGCATATGCCTGGGAAGGTTTTTCATTACAATTGTTAGAACGGCTCAAGGACTGATGTTTGTGGCAGCTTTGGTTGGGTTTGGTAAAGGTTTCCGGACAATCTTTGCTCCATTAATTCTGTCGAGTTATGTGCCTTTGAATAGGTTACCAGCAGCATCGGGACTTCAGTTGATCTTCAACGGACTGTTCATTTTTGCTATTGGGCCAGTTGTTG gtaTGATCACCGATGCAACAAGTTACAGTGGGTCAATACATTTTATCAACTTGATGACAACACTGGCACTCTTTTCTTGGTTAGCAGAAAATGTTTGTCGAAAAATTCTGCACAAAAACAAAGAACGACAAGTCGAACAAACCTAA